GAAGAAGCTGCAAGAGATCGTTTCTTCAGAAGGAAAAGCCTTTCAAGTCCCATGGTTTGGTCAACTGATGACAGGCCCTCAACTGTTAGCCCATCTCGCACAAATTCATGTATGGTTTACTCACTATGGTGTAACAATAAAGGAATAAATTGCTAAGAATGATTAAATGTGTTTTGATTAAAGTGCAGAAGGTCTTTAACGTATTAAAGAAATAAAAACTCCTGAATAGGAGTTTTTATTTCTACCATAGTTGGTACAAGCCTCTTACTTCTGTGGCAGTCTACGAAGAAAATCATCATCCCAAAACCGTCTCACCCGTTTTTACATAGAAAGAGTGTTATTGATTGTAAGAGTTAATGCTATTATGTATAATGTTTGTATAATCTTTGTTTAATCAATGAGCGGTTTTTTGGAATGAGGAGGCGTACTAAAAATGAGCAAAAAAATTGTAGTGGTTGGTGCAGGACCAGGTGGTTTGGCAGCTGCCATGATGCTCTCGGCAAATGGCTATGAAGTGACCGTAATGGAAAAACAACCTTATGTTGGAGGGAGAAACTCTGCTATAAAATTGGGAGATTTCACTTTCGATATGGGGCCGACCTTTTTAAGTATGCCTCAGATTGCAGAAGAGATTTTTGAGGAATCCAGAAGAAACATGCATGACTACATGGAAATGAAAGAATTAAGAGACATGTATGAACTTGTTTTCCCTGATAAGTCTTTTATGGTAACTCGCAATAAGGAGAAAATGAAAGAAACCATTGAGCGGTATTTTCCGGGAGATGGTGAGGGGTATGATCGATTTATGTCCGAGACGGAGAAACGCATGGACGCCCTTACTCCGATTCTTCAGGGGAAAATGGATCGTTTCTATCATTATTTTCAATGGAAAGTTATTAAAGCGTTGCCGCAGCTCAGCCTTGGCAGCAGTTTGTATGATCAATTAAGTAAATATTTCCGTGAAGAACAACTCAAGCTTGCCTTCACTTTTCAATCCAAATATTTAGGAATGTCGCCTTGGGAATGCCCTGGTGCGTTCTCCATTCTTTCTTGGATGGAGCATGCATATGGAATCTATCATCCTATTGGAGGGGTTAATCAGCTTTCCGAGAGCATGGCTAAAGTGGTGATAGAATATTGTGGGACGATTAACCTTGGTACAGGTGTTAAAAAGCTTTGGCTAGAAGGTCGCAAGGTGAAAGGTGTCATACTGGAGAATGGATCAAAAGTGGAAGCGGATGAAGTGGTGGTTAACGGTGATTTTGCCCATGTGATGACAAATTTAGTCGATGAAGATGTATTACAAAAGTACAGCAAACGCAAGCTTGAAAAGAAAAAGTACTCCTGTTCCACTTTCATGATCTACCTTGGACTGGACACTGTTTATGATCTTCCACACCATAGCATTATTTTTGCAGAAGACTATAAAAAGAATGTAGAAGAAATCACTAAAACAAAAAAACTTTCAAGTGACCCATCCATCTATGTACAGAATGCATCTGTTACAGACCCTACATTGGCTCCAACAGGAAAATCTGCTCTTTATATTCTTGCGCCAGTTCCTAACAACTTCAGTGAGATAGATTGGCAGGAGAATAAAGATAAATTCAGAGAATTAGTATTCGAAACACTCGAAAAGAAGAGCGGATTTAGAGGGCTGAGAGATCACATTGAAGTTGAAAAAATTATCACACCAGCTGATTGGGAAAAAGAAGTGCTTGTATATAAAGGGGCAACTTTCAATCTTGGTCATCAACTGACACAAATGATGGTCTTGCGCCCGCATAATAAATTCGAAGAACTTGATAACTGTTGGCTTGTTGGTGGCGGCACACATCCAGGAAGTGGGTTGCCGACCATTCTCGAATCAGCAAGAATCACCACCCGGTTATTGCGGGAAAAGCACGAAACACATGCTCAAAAAAACTTTCAAGTGCAAAGATTGGAGAAAGCTCAATGAGTAAACATATTGCAATAGCAGGCGCAGGTATCGGTGGTATGATAACAGCCCTTCTTCTAAAGAAGCAAGGGTTTCAAGTTAGCTTATATGAGAAAGAAAAACAAGCAGGAGGTAGGCTTGCTTTTGTCGAAAGGGAAGGGTACCGGATTGATCAAGGTCCAACTATCGTGCTGCTACCGGATATGCTTAAAGAAATTTTGGCAGAAGCCGGTGTTTCTAAAGATGCTTGGGAACTACTTGGCCTTGATACCCTCTATACTATTCATTTTAAGGATGGAAAGAAATATACGAAGTATAAAGATAAAAATACGCAATTACATGAGTTATCAAAACAATTTCCTGGTGAAGAAGAAGGTTTTAAGCAATATATGACGGACATGAAGAAGAGTTTTGAAGTAGGGAAAGCCTCCTTCTTGGAGAAATCATTTACGAGAAAACGAGATTTCTGGACGGGGAAAAATCTTAAGACCTTGCTTAGATTAAAAGCTTATCATTCCACCAAAAAATTCGCAGGATCCTATTTCAAGGACGAACGTCTCCGAGAAGCGTATTCTCTCCAAACATTATATATTGGAGGAAATCCACAAACGGCACCTGCCATGTATAGTTTAATTCCATACAGTGAGCATGAACATGGCATCCATTATGTAAAAGGTGGCTATGCCTCTCTCGTTGATGTACTGATGGATACCCTGAAAGCCAACGGAATTCCACTGCATTTATCCAGTAAGGTGGAAAAAATCCACAAGAAAGATGGACGCGTTACATCCATTAAGGTTAGTGATGAGACTATTAAAGTGGATGGACTCGTGTGGAATGGTGATTTTCCTGCCTCAGCTGAACACTTCGACATGAAGAAAAACTATGAACCATCTTCAGGATGTGTTTTATTATATTTTGGATTGGATGGAACCTACCAGGATTCGGATGTTCACCAATTTTTTATGGGTGGAAATTTCGAACAGCATATGAAAGAAGTGTTTCAAGAGAAGAAGGTCCCATCAGATCCTTCGTTCTACACGTTTAATCCAAGCGTAATCGATTCCACATTGGCACCAGTTGGAAAAAGCGTCCTTTATGTCCTTATTCCGGTACCTTCTGGCAGTCACATAGATTGGAGCAACGAAAAGTCATTTATAGACAGGATGATTAAAAGTATTGAAAGTAGAGCTTTTCCGGAATTGACTAAAAGAATGGAATGGATGGAAGTAAGAACACCAAATGATGCAGAGCTTGACGGACTGTTTCAAGGTGGCAGCTTCGGCATCGC
This window of the Sutcliffiella horikoshii genome carries:
- a CDS encoding phytoene desaturase family protein; the encoded protein is MSKHIAIAGAGIGGMITALLLKKQGFQVSLYEKEKQAGGRLAFVEREGYRIDQGPTIVLLPDMLKEILAEAGVSKDAWELLGLDTLYTIHFKDGKKYTKYKDKNTQLHELSKQFPGEEEGFKQYMTDMKKSFEVGKASFLEKSFTRKRDFWTGKNLKTLLRLKAYHSTKKFAGSYFKDERLREAYSLQTLYIGGNPQTAPAMYSLIPYSEHEHGIHYVKGGYASLVDVLMDTLKANGIPLHLSSKVEKIHKKDGRVTSIKVSDETIKVDGLVWNGDFPASAEHFDMKKNYEPSSGCVLLYFGLDGTYQDSDVHQFFMGGNFEQHMKEVFQEKKVPSDPSFYTFNPSVIDSTLAPVGKSVLYVLIPVPSGSHIDWSNEKSFIDRMIKSIESRAFPELTKRMEWMEVRTPNDAELDGLFQGGSFGIAPNLFQSGVFRPQAKPSPALANVYATGASIHPGGGIPIVMQSAKLAANQIIHDFAHHSSAKDVNLNERLNESISSL
- a CDS encoding phytoene desaturase family protein, whose amino-acid sequence is MSKKIVVVGAGPGGLAAAMMLSANGYEVTVMEKQPYVGGRNSAIKLGDFTFDMGPTFLSMPQIAEEIFEESRRNMHDYMEMKELRDMYELVFPDKSFMVTRNKEKMKETIERYFPGDGEGYDRFMSETEKRMDALTPILQGKMDRFYHYFQWKVIKALPQLSLGSSLYDQLSKYFREEQLKLAFTFQSKYLGMSPWECPGAFSILSWMEHAYGIYHPIGGVNQLSESMAKVVIEYCGTINLGTGVKKLWLEGRKVKGVILENGSKVEADEVVVNGDFAHVMTNLVDEDVLQKYSKRKLEKKKYSCSTFMIYLGLDTVYDLPHHSIIFAEDYKKNVEEITKTKKLSSDPSIYVQNASVTDPTLAPTGKSALYILAPVPNNFSEIDWQENKDKFRELVFETLEKKSGFRGLRDHIEVEKIITPADWEKEVLVYKGATFNLGHQLTQMMVLRPHNKFEELDNCWLVGGGTHPGSGLPTILESARITTRLLREKHETHAQKNFQVQRLEKAQ